The Pongo abelii isolate AG06213 chromosome 21, NHGRI_mPonAbe1-v2.0_pri, whole genome shotgun sequence genome has a window encoding:
- the SMOX gene encoding spermine oxidase isoform X1, protein MQSCESSGDSADDPLSRGLRRRGQPRVVVIGAGLAGLAAAKALLEQGFTDVTVLEASSHIGGRVQSVKLGHATFELGATWIHGSHGNPIYHLAEANGLLEETTDGERSVGRISLYSKNGVACYLTNHGRRIPKDVVEEFSDLYNEVYNLTQEFFRHDKPVNAESQNSVGVFTREEVRNRIRNDPDDPEATKRLKLAMIQQYLKVESCESSSHSMDEVSLSAFGEWTEIPGAHHIIPSGFMRVVELLAEGIPAHVIQLGKPVRCIHWDQASARPRGPEIEPRGEGDHNHDTGEGGQGGEEPRGGRWDEDEQWPVVVECEDCELIPVDHVIVTVSLGVLKRQYTSFFRPGLPTEKVAAIHRLGIGTTDKIFLEFEEPFWGPECNSLQFVWEDEAESHTLTYPPELWYRKICGFDVLYPPERYGHVLSGWICGEEALVMEKCDDEAVAEICTEMLRQFTGNPNIPKPRRILRSAWGSNPCFRGSYSYTQVGSSGADVEKLAKPLPYTESSKTAHGSSTKQQPGHLFSSKCPEQPLDANRGAVKPMQVLFSGEATHRKYYSTTHGALLSGQREAARLIEMYRDLFQQGT, encoded by the exons ATGCAAAGTTGTGAATCCAGTGGAGACAGTGCGGATGACCCTCTCAGTCGTGGCCTACGGAGAAGGGGACAGCCTCGTGTGGTGGTGATCGGTGCCGGCTTGGCTGGCCTGGCTGCAGCCAAAGCGCTTCTTGAGCAGGGCTTCACGGATGTCACTGTGCTTGAGGCTTCCAGCCACATCGGAGGCCGTGTGCAGAGTGTGAAACTTG GACACGCCACCTTTGAGCTGGGAGCCACCTGGATCCATGGCTCCCATGGGAATCCTATCTATCATCTAGCAGAAGCCAACGGCCTCCTGGAAGAGACAACCGATGGGGAACGCAGCGTGGGCCGCATCAGCCTCTATTCCAAGAATGGCGTGGCCTGCTACCTTACCAACCACGGCCGCAGGATCCCCAAGGACGTGGTTGAGGAATTCAGCGATTTATACAACGAG GTCTATAACTTGACCCAGGAGTTCTTCCGGCACGATAAACCAGTCAATGCTGAAAGTCAAAATAGCGTGGGGGTGTTCACCCGAGAGGAGGTGCGTAACCGCATCAGGAATGACCCTGATGACCCAGAGGCTACCAAGCGCCTGAAGCTCGCCATGATCCAGCAGTACCTGAAG GTGGAGAGCTGTGAGAGCAGCTCACACAGCATGGACGAGGTGTCCCTGAGCGCCTTCGGGGAGTGGACCGAGATCCCCGGCGCTCACCACATCATCCCCTCGGGCTTCATGCGGGTTGTGGAGCTGCTGGCGGAGGGCATCCCTGCCCACGTCATCCAGCTAGGGAAACCTGTCCGCTGCATTCATTGGGACCAGGCCTCAGCCCGCCCCAGAGGCCCTGAGATTGAGCCCCGGGGTGAGGGTGACCACAATCACGACACTGGGGAGGGTGGCCAGGGTGGAGAGGAGCCCCGGGGGGGCAGGTGGGATGAGGATGAGCAGTGGCCGGTGGTGGTGGAGTGCGAGGACTGTGAGCTGATCCCGGTGGACCATGTGATTGTGACCGTGTCGCTGGGCGTGCTGAAGAGGCAGTACACCAGTTTCTTCCGGCCAGGCCTGCCCACAGAGAAGGTGGCTGCCATCCACCGCCTGGGCATTGGCACCACCGACAAGATCTTTCTGGAATTCGAGGAGCCCTTCTGGGGCCCTGAGTGCAACAGCCTACAGTTTGTGTGGGAGGACGAAGCGGAGAGCCACACCCTCACCTACCCACCTGAGCTCTGGTACCGCAAAATCTGTGGCTTTGATGTCCTCTACCCGCCTGAGCGCTATGGCCATGTACTGAGCGGCTGGATCTGTGGGGAGGAGGCCCTCGTCATGGAGAAGTGTGATGACGAGGCAGTGGCCGAGATCTGCACGGAGATGCTGCGTCAGTTCACAG GGAACCCCAACATTCCAAAACCTCGGCGAATCTTGCGCTCGGCCTGGGGCAGCAACCCCTGCTTCCGCGGCTCCTATTCATACACGCAGGTGGGCTCCAGCGGGGCAGATGTGGAGAAGCTGGCCAAGCCCCTGCCGTACACGGAGAGCTCAAAGACAGCG CATGGAAGCTCCACAAAGCAGCAGCCTGGTCACCTTTTCTCTTCCAAGTGCCCAGAACAGCCCCTGGATGCTAACAGGGGCGCCGTAAAG CCCATGCAGGTGCTGTTTTCCGGTGAGGCCACCCACCGCAAGTACTATTCCACCACCCACGGTGCTCTGCTCTCCGGCCAGCGTGAGGCTGCCCGCCTCATAGAGATGTACCGAGACCTCTTCCAGCAGGGGACCTGA
- the SMOX gene encoding spermine oxidase isoform X2, whose product MQSCESSGDSADDPLSRGLRRRGQPRVVVIGAGLAGLAAAKALLEQGFTDVTVLEASSHIGGRVQSVKLGHATFELGATWIHGSHGNPIYHLAEANGLLEETTDGERSVGRISLYSKNGVACYLTNHGRRIPKDVVEEFSDLYNEVYNLTQEFFRHDKPVNAESQNSVGVFTREEVRNRIRNDPDDPEATKRLKLAMIQQYLKVESCESSSHSMDEVSLSAFGEWTEIPGAHHIIPSGFMRVVELLAEGIPAHVIQLGKPVRCIHWDQASARPRGPEIEPRGEGDHNHDTGEGGQGGEEPRGGRWDEDEQWPVVVECEDCELIPVDHVIVTVSLGVLKRQYTSFFRPGLPTEKVAAIHRLGIGTTDKIFLEFEEPFWGPECNSLQFVWEDEAESHTLTYPPELWYRKICGFDVLYPPERYGHVLSGWICGEEALVMEKCDDEAVAEICTEMLRQFTGNPNIPKPRRILRSAWGSNPCFRGSYSYTQVGSSGADVEKLAKPLPYTESSKTAPMQVLFSGEATHRKYYSTTHGALLSGQREAARLIEMYRDLFQQGT is encoded by the exons ATGCAAAGTTGTGAATCCAGTGGAGACAGTGCGGATGACCCTCTCAGTCGTGGCCTACGGAGAAGGGGACAGCCTCGTGTGGTGGTGATCGGTGCCGGCTTGGCTGGCCTGGCTGCAGCCAAAGCGCTTCTTGAGCAGGGCTTCACGGATGTCACTGTGCTTGAGGCTTCCAGCCACATCGGAGGCCGTGTGCAGAGTGTGAAACTTG GACACGCCACCTTTGAGCTGGGAGCCACCTGGATCCATGGCTCCCATGGGAATCCTATCTATCATCTAGCAGAAGCCAACGGCCTCCTGGAAGAGACAACCGATGGGGAACGCAGCGTGGGCCGCATCAGCCTCTATTCCAAGAATGGCGTGGCCTGCTACCTTACCAACCACGGCCGCAGGATCCCCAAGGACGTGGTTGAGGAATTCAGCGATTTATACAACGAG GTCTATAACTTGACCCAGGAGTTCTTCCGGCACGATAAACCAGTCAATGCTGAAAGTCAAAATAGCGTGGGGGTGTTCACCCGAGAGGAGGTGCGTAACCGCATCAGGAATGACCCTGATGACCCAGAGGCTACCAAGCGCCTGAAGCTCGCCATGATCCAGCAGTACCTGAAG GTGGAGAGCTGTGAGAGCAGCTCACACAGCATGGACGAGGTGTCCCTGAGCGCCTTCGGGGAGTGGACCGAGATCCCCGGCGCTCACCACATCATCCCCTCGGGCTTCATGCGGGTTGTGGAGCTGCTGGCGGAGGGCATCCCTGCCCACGTCATCCAGCTAGGGAAACCTGTCCGCTGCATTCATTGGGACCAGGCCTCAGCCCGCCCCAGAGGCCCTGAGATTGAGCCCCGGGGTGAGGGTGACCACAATCACGACACTGGGGAGGGTGGCCAGGGTGGAGAGGAGCCCCGGGGGGGCAGGTGGGATGAGGATGAGCAGTGGCCGGTGGTGGTGGAGTGCGAGGACTGTGAGCTGATCCCGGTGGACCATGTGATTGTGACCGTGTCGCTGGGCGTGCTGAAGAGGCAGTACACCAGTTTCTTCCGGCCAGGCCTGCCCACAGAGAAGGTGGCTGCCATCCACCGCCTGGGCATTGGCACCACCGACAAGATCTTTCTGGAATTCGAGGAGCCCTTCTGGGGCCCTGAGTGCAACAGCCTACAGTTTGTGTGGGAGGACGAAGCGGAGAGCCACACCCTCACCTACCCACCTGAGCTCTGGTACCGCAAAATCTGTGGCTTTGATGTCCTCTACCCGCCTGAGCGCTATGGCCATGTACTGAGCGGCTGGATCTGTGGGGAGGAGGCCCTCGTCATGGAGAAGTGTGATGACGAGGCAGTGGCCGAGATCTGCACGGAGATGCTGCGTCAGTTCACAG GGAACCCCAACATTCCAAAACCTCGGCGAATCTTGCGCTCGGCCTGGGGCAGCAACCCCTGCTTCCGCGGCTCCTATTCATACACGCAGGTGGGCTCCAGCGGGGCAGATGTGGAGAAGCTGGCCAAGCCCCTGCCGTACACGGAGAGCTCAAAGACAGCG CCCATGCAGGTGCTGTTTTCCGGTGAGGCCACCCACCGCAAGTACTATTCCACCACCCACGGTGCTCTGCTCTCCGGCCAGCGTGAGGCTGCCCGCCTCATAGAGATGTACCGAGACCTCTTCCAGCAGGGGACCTGA